GCGCAAGCCGTTGAACTACGGTCTCGGGTGTCCCGACGGCTTGCTGTGCGCGGAAGCCGGCCAGCGCCTGTCGCTCCTCTTCCGTGAAGGGGTGGGCCGCCGCGTCCGCGGGCGTGGGGAAGGGGATCTCACTCAGGCCTTTGAGGAGACCGGCTTTGACGACGTCCATCGGTCCGACGCGCCACGCGGCTTCTTCTTCCGTCTCGGCACACACGGCCTCCACGCACACCAGCACCCGAGGTTGCTCGCACCAACGGGACGGGGTGAACGCCGCACGGTAACGGTCCAGCGCCGCAAGGGTGTTGTCCGGCCGGATGTGGTGTGCGAGGGCGATCGGCAGGCCGAGCCTTCCGGCGAGAGCGGCACCTGCGGTGCTGGAGGCCAGCAGCCATGGCTCCGGCAGCGGGTCGAGTGCGACTTCGTCGACCAGGAAGGACAGGATCGCGGCTACGTCGTCGTGGTATTCGGCATCCGTCGTCGGTCCGGCTCCGCGGCGCAGTGCGCGCGCGGTGGCCTCGTGGAAGGTGCCGGGGCCACGGCCGATACCGAGGTCGACACGGCCGCGGTGCAGTGCGGCCAGCGTTCCGAACTGCTCCGCCAGCGTGAGGGGGGCGTGGTTGGGTGCCAGTACTCCGCCCGAGCCCAGTCGGATGGCCGAGGTCGAGGCGGCAGCGTGCGCGGTCAGCACGACGGGCGGGAAGGCTCCGATGGCGGGCGAGTGGTGGTGCTCGGCGTACCAGATCCGGTGGTAGCCCAGTTGTTCCAGTCCCTGCGCGAAGGCGGTGGTGTCGCGCAGGGTTTCCACGGGCCGGGTGCCCGTTTGGACCATCGCGACTTCCAGCGCTGAAAGAGGTACGTCGATCATGCCGTCAGCATAGGATCGCGCGTTCGAGAAGGGGCGGCGGTTTCCTTGTTCACGGCCGCGGAGTGCAGGGTGGTGCGGCGAGTTGGCGTGCTGCGGGTCGGACCGGTCGCGGGTTTTTCCTGGGCTGCGACACCGCGCGTCAGGCGACAGCCGGAGGCGCCGGGCCGGCGGGCCTGCCGTACCCACCGGGCGGGTACAGCAGGCCCCGGGCTCAACCCGCGTACGTGAATTCGTCGGCCGTGCCGGTGGGCGACGTGGCCACGCCGACCGTCACGGTGACGTTCACCGTCTTCTCCGGGTCGATCGGCCGCGCCGGCACCGCCGCCGTGATCACCGTCGGGGACGTGACGGTGACCGAGCCCGCAACGGTGTCCTTGAACCGTACGACCGCCCCCGAAGCGAACCCCGAGCCGTTGATGGTGACCCGGGTGTCGGCCTTCCCGCTGCGCGGGGCGACCCCGCTGACCACCACGGGCGCGGGGCCGTTGTCGTAGGCGAACCTCCCCAGCCCGACGGCGGGCGACGTACCGAGGTTGTTGGTGACACGGACGTCGACGATGCCGGTCCCGTCAAGGGCGATGGCGGTGATCCGCATACCGGTCTGGTCCACTTTGAAATCGGTGCACGGGATCGGGCCGAAGTCGACGACGCTGTTGGCGTCGAACCCGCTGCCGGTGATGACGACCTGCGTATTGCCCTGTCCGGCGGTGGGGTTCACCGCGGTCACCACCGGCCCGGCAGGGACGACGGGCGCCCCCAGCAGGGTCAGATATGTGGAGTTGGCGTGCTGGAACGCGACCTGGCCCAGGTAGTCGCCGGTGGTCTTGTTGACGAGCTCCTTGTCGTACATCGAGTAGTTCGCGTTCATCGTTTTGGCGCTTGTGGCGCTGGGCTGGACGTAGGCGTTGCCCTTCCGGAGCAGGTCGATCCCCGTCAGCAGGAGCTTCACCTCTTCGTTGGCCGCCGGGCCCGGGGGCGGATACCAGCTCTTGGCCGTGGGCAGATCGGCCCAGGCCCGCGGGACCAGGTCGTACGCGTTGACGTAGCGCTCGTTCAGGCTCCACAGCCGGGAGTCGACGTAATCGGCGAAGCTCTTCAGGCCGGCGGTGGGGGCGGCGAAGGTGACGAGTGCGAACAGCGGTTTGTTCGCTCCCCAGGTCTGGGCCTGGAGGTACGTGGCCAGCATGGTGGCGATGCAGCCGCCGAGGCTGTGGCCGGTCACGTAGACCACCGGCTGGGGCATGGGCGGCCGGGCCGAGAGGGCGGCGGCGAGTGCCTGCTTGAGGGTCGCGTTGGTAGGGACGGCGACGCCCGGCGAGCCGGGCCGGTCCTCGGGTGCCTGCCCGGCGGCCGCCCCGGTGATGCCGCGCGCGGTGGCGACCTGGGTGAACGCGGCCATGGCGCCGGACGAGACGGCGACGTTCGACGATCCGCCGGCGGTGAAGGGCACCACCGTGCCGACGCCGAAGTCCTCCATCATGTCGGTCGGATTGTCGATCGTCCCGCGGACGGCCACGGCGAACTGGTTGGAGCCGTCGGAGTTCCACGCGATGTACACGAGGTTCGCGTTGTCCGGGCTGAGCGCCAGCCACATCAGCTGCCATGTGCCGTGAGTGGCGAGTGTGACGTCCTTCAGCTGGGCGGTGATGCCGCGCATGGCGCGCTGGGCCTGCTCTTGCAGGGTTTCCCCGAGGGGCGCGGGGTCGCCGCCGTGGCGGCGAGTGCGGAGAGGGTCATGGTGACCTGGGCGGGGGTTTTGCGGCACGCGGAAGCGGCACGCGGAAGCGGCACGCGGAAGCGGCACGCGGAAAGGCCGGCTCGACGCCGTGGGCGCCGAGCCGGCCTTTCCGGTGGTGCATCCCCCTCAGGGGTGTCGAGCCTTCCGCTCAACGGGGCGGGTCAGTCCGTGCCGGACTCCATCGCGGCGCGGTCCAGCCATTCGTCGTCACCGGAGACCTCGCCGCGGGAGGCGATGGCCTCGGCGCCGCCTTCCGGCATGGTGCCGATCAGCCCGGTCGCGGCCGCCTGGGCGGCACCGATGGCGGGGTTGGCAGTGCCGATCAGGCCGAGCCCGGCGTACTGCTCCAGCTTGGCGCGCGAGTCGGCAATGTCGAGGTTGCGCATGGTGAGCTGGCCGATCCGGTCCACCGGGCCGAACGCCGAGTCCTCGGTGCGCTCCATGGACAGCTTGTCCGGGTGGTAGCTGAACGCCGGGCCCGTGGTGTCGAGGATCGAGTAGTCCTCACCGCGCCGCAGCCGCAGCGTCACCTCGCCGGTGACGGCCGCGCCGACCCAGCGCTGAAGCGACTCGCGCACCATCAGCGCCTGCGGGTCCAGCCAGCGGCCCTCGTACATCAGCCGGCCGAGGCGCCGTCCCTCGTTGTGGTACTGGGCGAGGGTGTCCTCGTTGTGGATCGCGTTGACCAGGCGCTCGTACGCGGCGTGCAGCACGGCCATACCGGGCGCCTCGTAGATGCCGCGGCTCTTGGCCTCGATGATCCGGTTCTCGATCTGGTCCGACATGCCCATGCCGTGCCGGCCGCCGATGGCGTTCGCCTCCATCACCAGGTCGACCGGCGAGGCGAACTCCTTGCCGTTGATCGTCACCGGGCGGCCCTGGTCGAAGCCGATCGTCACGTCCTCGGCGGCGATCTCGACCGAGGGGTCCCAGAAACGCACGCCCATGATCGGGTCCACGGACTCCACGCCGGTGTCCAGGTGCTCCAGGGTCTTTGCCTCGTGGGTGGCGCCCCAGATGTTGGCGTCGGTGGAGTACGCCTTCTCCGTGCTGTCGCGGTAGGGAAGGCCGTGGGCGAGAAGCCACTCCGACATTTCCTTGCGGCCGCCGAGCTCGGTCACGAAGTCCGCGTCCAGCCAAGGCTTGTAGATCCGCAGGTGCGGGTTGGCGAGCAGGCCGTAGCGGTAGAACCGCTCGATGTCGTTGCCCTTGAAGGTCGAGCCGTCGCCCCAGATCTGCACGTTGTCCTCGAGCATCGCCCGGACCAGGAGGGTGCCCGTGACGGCTCGGCCGAGCGGCGTGGTGTTGAAGTAGGCACGCCCGCCCGAACGGATGTGGAACGCCCCGCAGGTGAGCGCGGCCAGCCCCTCCTCGACCAGCGCCGCGCGGCAGTCGACCAGGCGCGCGATCTCGGCACCGTAGGTCTTCGCACGACCGGGCACCGAGGCGATGTCGGGCTCGTCGTACTGGCCGATGTCGGCGGTGTAGGTGCACGGGATGGCGCCCTTGTCGCGCATCCACGCGACCGCGACCGAGGTATCGAGGCCGCCCGAGAAGGCGATGCCGACGCGCTCGCCGGCGGGAAGGGAGGTGAGGACCTTAGACATAGGAAGATTATGCATAATCGCGCATGATCATGCAAAGGTTTGGGCCGCCGTCTTGGTGACGGACGAGTGTGTGCGTCCGAGTGTGTACGTCTGCCGGGCCGGGAGAGCGCGCGTCCGAAGGCAGGTGAGACAGGTATAAGGGGGACGCCGGGCAGACAGACACGCCTCAGCGACCGGTCCGCTTCTCCGGGGCGCCGGCCCGGGTCGTCGCGGCGCCGGGCTTACGGACGGGATCACTCCGATCCCTGCGATCCCTGCGACCCCTGCGATGCCTGCGATGCCTGCGATGCCTGCGATGCCTGCGATGCCTGCGATGCCTGCGACGATGGAGCGGACCTCCTCGTGGCGGCCGTGGCGACGAAGACCGGCGCGCCCGCAGTTCTTCCTCCCGGCTGATCAGACGATGCCGGTCAATCCCTCGATCGCCGTCCGGGCCCACTCCTGTGCCCCCACCGCCGTACCGGTCACCACTCCGGTCGCGACCGGGGCCAGCGCCCCCTTGAGCATGCCGAGCGCACGGCGGAGCCTGCCTTCCGCGGGAGGGTCCGGCTGGGTGATCGTCGCGAGGACCTCTCTGGCCGCGGACTCGGTGTCCTCGCGGTCCTGATCGGCGAGGCCTGCCTGGGGCAGCTGCCGGAGCAGGTCGGTGACCAGCTCGGCGAGTGCCTCGAAGCCCGGGGCGACGGTGCTGTTGTTCTGCTGGTTCTGGGTGACGTTGTCGTTGTTCCAGGCGAACTGAGCGCCTGAGACCTCGGCGTGGAACACGGGCCCGTCGTAGTTGTTGACGTTCTGTGGCTCGCTCATGTGCGGTTACCGTCCTCATTCGTCTGCTGCTGGGTGGCGTTGTTGCTGTTCCAGGCCAGCTGAGCACCGTGGACCGCGGCGTGGAAGACCGGGCCGTAGTAATTGTTGACGATGGTCGGGGGAAGCTCGACCGGCTCGGTGACCTGCTTGACGACCGGCAGCGACGTGCGGAGCGAGACCAGGTCGACGCGGCCGTTGTCCTGTACGGCCACCCCTCGTGTTCCTTGCACCGAACAGTCCACCAGCCGACCGCCGCACGAGTCGTCGAAGCTCGCCCCCGCGGCCGCGCAGTCGACGAACTCGCTGTTCACGACATCGAGGTAGGCGTCGTCCTTTCCGCAGAGGCCGAACGCCTCCGAGCCGGTCACGGTGAGGTTTTTCGCGACGAGTCTCCCCTTGCCGAAGGCGATGGCCCCACCGGCGCTCACCGCTTCGACGTCACAGTCGTGCACGAACAGCTGAGCGTCCTCGCCGACGCCGAAGCCCAGCACGCCGCGCTCCGCCGCCACTTCTTTGAGCGTGACCCGGGACTGGCCGAGGACGGCCACCGCGGCCATGTCGAAGCCACGGAACACCGCGTCGGTGACATCGGCCGTCGTGCCTCCGTTGCCCCGGGTCTCCACGCCCGACGGGCAGCGCTCCACACGGACTTGCTCGAACACGGCCCTGGACTCGTCGAGGACCCGCAGTGCGGTACCCGTCAGGTCCTCGATGTCCACCCGGGTGAAGCGGCCTCTGGCGGCGTCGGTGACGGCAATACCGACGTTTCCTCGCGCAATGCGGCAGCCGTGGACCTCCGGAGCGCCGCCCTTGGTCGAGAACACCGCGACGTTGCCCGCGTCGAGGACCTCACAGTCCTCGAACCTGCCACGGCCCGAGGTCTGGACGTTGATGCCGGTGTCGCGACACTCGGTGAACGCGCAGCCGCGCACCACCGGGTCGGCACCACTCGCCACTCCGATCCCATGTTCCGCATCGGTGACGCGCGTGCCGTCCACGGAGCCCCTGGACTGCTCGATGAACATGACTGCCTCCGCGTGCACGGCATTGATCGCGCAGCCGCTCACGGAGAGTTCCGCCCGTGTGTCGGCCATGATGGCCGCCTTTCCGGTGGCGGTCAGCTCGCACCCGGTGACCTGGGCCCGCGCATCGCTGACGCGCACGCCGTGGATCCTGCTGCCCCCGATCCAGCTGTCACGGACCGAGACATCGGCGCCTTCGATCACCGCGACAGCATTGTCGGCGGCGTCGGTGAACCGGCACCGTTCGACGAGCCCGCCGGACCCGGAAAAGAGGGTCCGGCCATAAAGGATCACGCTGTCCCGCAGCGTCACGGAGGTGTTCGGCCTCGCGTGCACGCTGACACCGTTGTGCGCGCGGACCTCCGAGTGTTCGAGCGTGAGCGTTCCCGCATGGCAGCCGACGACGTCGGCATCGCGGCCGATCAGCACGAGGCCGTGGACACGAACCGACCCGAAGGCGTCGAGGACGGCACCGCTGGGCCGGCTCACCACCACGGATCCCGAGCCGCCGATCGCGGCCAACTGGACCTCGCCGCGGACCGTGAGCGCCTCCTCGTAGCGGCCGGGCGCGATCTCGACCAGCGCCGCTCGGCCCCGTCCGGCCGCAGCGGCGAGGGCGGACGTGATGTCGGGATAAGCACGACGACCACCGCCCGGCGAGACCAAGTACTTCGCGACCATTCCCGCCTTCTCCCCCACGCCGCTCGCTTGGAGCCGCCGATGCTACCCGAGCAGCTGAACGGCGGCGGCTACTACGCACGTTGACGCCCACCATGGCCTCTGCAAGCCCATACCCCGCCGTCGGGAGCCTGCCTCAACCGCCGACCGTTGTTGCTGTTGCCTTCCTGCACGGCGGGGCGGGTCGGAGCGGGGTGGGGCGGAGCGGGGCGGGGCGGGGCGACAGAGGCCGGCTCGCAGGAAGGCTCGTGCGGATGCGGACGCGATTGCGGACGCGATTGCGGACGCGATTGCGAATGCGGATGCGGCTCCGCTGACGCGAAGGGGCGGTCTCTGCCTCATTCCCGTCCCGCAGGCGGCGCCGGCGCGGAAATCAGACCCACACCGGCAGACCCCCACCGACAGTCCCGGCCCGGCACACCCGCACCAGCGCATGTACCCCCTGGCGCGGCCTAGCTGCTGGCGCCGCGTCGCAGTTGTGCCGAAAGGTGGTGTTGCAGCGGCCGGCCGACTGCCGCGAGATCGTGGACGAAGGTGAGCGTGTCCTCGTCGGTCAGGGTGTAGCGGCGGCGGGTGGCGTTGACCTCCTTGGCGGTGGGGGCGAGAGCCACCTCATGGGTGGTGAGGTCGACCGCTCCATCGTCTGCACGGCCGACCGAGATCTCCGCGATGCCGGTGGGCTGGGTGATCAATGCTTCCACCCGCCCATCGGGCTGTAGCCGCCACCAGCCGCTCTCCCGGGCCGACGGCCGCAGCGGGGTGTCGTCCGCATCGAGCAGCCAGGCGCGCGCTTCGTAGTGGAGGAAGGGACGCCCGTCATGGCTGAAGGTGACCTCCTGCGCGTACACGAACTCCTCGGTCAGCGTCGGGTACCCGCCACGGCCCCGGCCGACCCAGGTGCCCAGGAGCCCGATCACCGGCGCGAGCAGTGCGTGCGGCGCAGGTGCTTCGTCCGGTCGCAAGGCGTCGGGATACGGGTGCTTCGGGGTGTGGCCGGACATGATGTGCGCTCCTGGGTCGAGGCGGGTGCCGGGTGGCAGCCTAGGACGTCGATCCGCCGACGCGCCGGGCAGCGGAGGGCGCGCCGTGCGGTTACTGCGTACGGACACGGTGGAGCCGGCTCCGCCGCATCCTCCGTACGCGCTCCCAGGGCGAGGGGGCAAGGAGGCAAGGGGGCCGGCTGACCGAGTGGCTCTGTGGCTTCAACCCGCC
This Streptomyces decoyicus DNA region includes the following protein-coding sequences:
- a CDS encoding LLM class flavin-dependent oxidoreductase, which gives rise to MIDVPLSALEVAMVQTGTRPVETLRDTTAFAQGLEQLGYHRIWYAEHHHSPAIGAFPPVVLTAHAAASTSAIRLGSGGVLAPNHAPLTLAEQFGTLAALHRGRVDLGIGRGPGTFHEATARALRRGAGPTTDAEYHDDVAAILSFLVDEVALDPLPEPWLLASSTAGAALAGRLGLPIALAHHIRPDNTLAALDRYRAAFTPSRWCEQPRVLVCVEAVCAETEEEAAWRVGPMDVVKAGLLKGLSEIPFPTPADAAAHPFTEEERQALAGFRAQQAVGTPETVVQRLAQLADETGADELMLTTPVYDLRDRIRSYELIKKYAGATTAP
- a CDS encoding lipase family protein, whose protein sequence is MRGITAQLKDVTLATHGTWQLMWLALSPDNANLVYIAWNSDGSNQFAVAVRGTIDNPTDMMEDFGVGTVVPFTAGGSSNVAVSSGAMAAFTQVATARGITGAAAGQAPEDRPGSPGVAVPTNATLKQALAAALSARPPMPQPVVYVTGHSLGGCIATMLATYLQAQTWGANKPLFALVTFAAPTAGLKSFADYVDSRLWSLNERYVNAYDLVPRAWADLPTAKSWYPPPGPAANEEVKLLLTGIDLLRKGNAYVQPSATSAKTMNANYSMYDKELVNKTTGDYLGQVAFQHANSTYLTLLGAPVVPAGPVVTAVNPTAGQGNTQVVITGSGFDANSVVDFGPIPCTDFKVDQTGMRITAIALDGTGIVDVRVTNNLGTSPAVGLGRFAYDNGPAPVVVSGVAPRSGKADTRVTINGSGFASGAVVRFKDTVAGSVTVTSPTVITAAVPARPIDPEKTVNVTVTVGVATSPTGTADEFTYAG
- the argG gene encoding argininosuccinate synthase, giving the protein MSKVLTSLPAGERVGIAFSGGLDTSVAVAWMRDKGAIPCTYTADIGQYDEPDIASVPGRAKTYGAEIARLVDCRAALVEEGLAALTCGAFHIRSGGRAYFNTTPLGRAVTGTLLVRAMLEDNVQIWGDGSTFKGNDIERFYRYGLLANPHLRIYKPWLDADFVTELGGRKEMSEWLLAHGLPYRDSTEKAYSTDANIWGATHEAKTLEHLDTGVESVDPIMGVRFWDPSVEIAAEDVTIGFDQGRPVTINGKEFASPVDLVMEANAIGGRHGMGMSDQIENRIIEAKSRGIYEAPGMAVLHAAYERLVNAIHNEDTLAQYHNEGRRLGRLMYEGRWLDPQALMVRESLQRWVGAAVTGEVTLRLRRGEDYSILDTTGPAFSYHPDKLSMERTEDSAFGPVDRIGQLTMRNLDIADSRAKLEQYAGLGLIGTANPAIGAAQAAATGLIGTMPEGGAEAIASRGEVSGDDEWLDRAAMESGTD
- a CDS encoding right-handed parallel beta-helix repeat-containing protein, whose product is MVAKYLVSPGGGRRAYPDITSALAAAAGRGRAALVEIAPGRYEEALTVRGEVQLAAIGGSGSVVVSRPSGAVLDAFGSVRVHGLVLIGRDADVVGCHAGTLTLEHSEVRAHNGVSVHARPNTSVTLRDSVILYGRTLFSGSGGLVERCRFTDAADNAVAVIEGADVSVRDSWIGGSRIHGVRVSDARAQVTGCELTATGKAAIMADTRAELSVSGCAINAVHAEAVMFIEQSRGSVDGTRVTDAEHGIGVASGADPVVRGCAFTECRDTGINVQTSGRGRFEDCEVLDAGNVAVFSTKGGAPEVHGCRIARGNVGIAVTDAARGRFTRVDIEDLTGTALRVLDESRAVFEQVRVERCPSGVETRGNGGTTADVTDAVFRGFDMAAVAVLGQSRVTLKEVAAERGVLGFGVGEDAQLFVHDCDVEAVSAGGAIAFGKGRLVAKNLTVTGSEAFGLCGKDDAYLDVVNSEFVDCAAAGASFDDSCGGRLVDCSVQGTRGVAVQDNGRVDLVSLRTSLPVVKQVTEPVELPPTIVNNYYGPVFHAAVHGAQLAWNSNNATQQQTNEDGNRT
- a CDS encoding nitrobindin family protein; the encoded protein is MSGHTPKHPYPDALRPDEAPAPHALLAPVIGLLGTWVGRGRGGYPTLTEEFVYAQEVTFSHDGRPFLHYEARAWLLDADDTPLRPSARESGWWRLQPDGRVEALITQPTGIAEISVGRADDGAVDLTTHEVALAPTAKEVNATRRRYTLTDEDTLTFVHDLAAVGRPLQHHLSAQLRRGASS